The DNA region TCTTTTCCATATTGAGTATAAATACAACTGGAAATTCTAATCCTTTGCTTTTATGAATCGTCATGATTCGCACAACATCTTCATGCTCAGCTACCCCACCGGCTGCTCCAGCATCCCCGGAACGAGTAAAATGCTTCATAATATAAAGTACAAAACCAGAAAAGCCCTCATATTCTAATTGATCAAAGGCCTGAGCTTGCTTCACAAATTGTTCTAAATTTGCTAATCGAACGGCACCATCGCGCAATCCCATCACAAAATCACGAAGACCAGAATCCTGCTGCAAAAACAAAACAGTGTCTGCAACACTATGCATACGAGCAAATGTACGCATGCGATCTACTATAGAAAGAAAGGTACGAGTTCGTTGAGATAAATCATTGTTTCCTTTGCTACATGCAACTACAGCACTAAAAAGATCCCCCTTTTGCAAACAGAGCCTTATATTGGCCAAATCAGTAGTTGAAAAAGCTCCAATTGGAGAACGCAAAACGGTTGCCAATGGAATGTCCTGTCGTGGATTATCAACAATTTGCAAAAGAGCAAGCATAAAGCGCATTTCAAGACTGGTGTAATACCCACTATCTGATTCACCGTAGCAAGGTATACCTAGTGATCGAAACACCTGCAAGATATAGTCGATTCTTCCTGCTTTTGAACGCAATAAGATGACAATGTCACGCCATTGTATGGCCCGATATATTTTCTCATCAGCATCATAGACTTGCGCCTCACTTTGATAAAGACGCAAAATCTCCTGCCCGGCAACGTGCGCCTCCATGTCGATCGCAGTTTGCCAAAGTACATCCTCTTCATCACCCATGTCAACCGCTGAGTCTGCTTGATCCTCTTCATCTTCCTCATCTTGTAACGCACGTTTATTAGCTGAACTAGCGTAATCAATGATATGTACATCGACTCCAGCTAGGCCATGTTCCTGCGGTCTTGGCGGATAGTTTGCAGCTGCATTCATGCGAGCCGCATCGTCATAGGATATGCCTCCTAATATCGGAGAAAAAATTTGCCCAAATAGATAATTAACTGCGTCGACAATCTCACTGCGACTACGATAATTATCTTGCAAATCGATGCGTACCCCTTCTTGAGAGTGTCTAAATTGATCGTATTTAGCTAAAAATAAAGCAGGTTCTGCCATCCGAAATCCATATATACTCTGCTTTACATCTCCAACATAAAAGAGGTTAGGGCGTTCTTTTTGTGCAATTTGGGCTAATATCGCATCTTGTATTGGACTCGTATCCTGATATTCATCTACCAGAACTTGTTCATATTGATCTGCGAGTTGAAGTGCGATCTTTGATGGTTCACCTTGATCTGTTGTCAGTAGTTGATAGGCATAATGTTCAAGATCCGCAAAGTCAACACAAGTTCTTGTTTGCTTTGCTTCTTTATACGCATCATGAAATTGCCACAAAAAATCAACCAGTGTCTGGACAAATGGCACTGTTTGTGCGATTTCCTCTTGCAACACAGACTCCGTCCGTGCAAGTAGTGTCCCATTTAGTTTCCCTACTGCTTTTTTCATGTGATCACGCAGTTTTTGCACAATTTTTTTTACATCTGGATCAGCATCTTGCACTCGTCCAAGCTTTACAAAAGGGCGTTGTACAATTGTTTGCAACTCAGTAAATTGAAGATTTTTTGCAGCAAGATACGCCTCTTCCAACATAGCCATATCACTTTGTAATGCTGCGCGATAGGGCGCTAGTGAATCATCAGCACATAAGTAAGACGCCTGCAAAATCCAATCTTGTGCATTCTGAATATGCTCCCTGCACCAAGAAAAAAAGACATGTCCATAACGGGAGTCGCGCATAGGGAGTTTGGCACTTTCTTGAAGCTTTTCAACGGCTTGATCAAGCCACTGTTGTGGTTTAGGTTGACTGCGTGCAAATGAATAAAGTCGCAAAATAATTTCTCGCAATTGCTCGTCGCCAAACATGTCTCCATAATGCCTTGCAAAATCAGTAAAGGCATTGCTTGGATCCTCAAACCATGTCGCAAATAGATTCTCTAATACAGTAAACTGTAACATCGTTGTTTCTTGCTGATCTGCAATCCTAAAAGTTGGATCAATAGGCAGTTGTAATGTCGCTGACCGCATCACATCTAAACAAAAACTGTGCAATGTAGATATGTGGGCCCGATCTAACAAATGAAGTTGGCGTATAATCGCACGATCATGTGGACGCTCCTCTAACACTGCACGCAATCCTTTTGCAATCCGTTCTTTCATTTCATTGGCAGCAGCTTCTGTAAACGTTACGATCAATATTCTATCGATATCCACTCCCTCATCTATCACTAAGCGCTGCACCCGTTCCACTAAAACAGACGTTTTACCAGAGCCTGCCCCTGCTGAAACGAGAACTGAAGACCCTCGTGTAGTAATCGCTTCTTCTTGTCGATCAGAAAATTGGCGAGCACTCACCCTATAGCACCTCCCCATCCCATGTCAGTTGCTCCAATACAGCTTGAGTTTTTAATGGGACAAGTTCTCGATAAGTCCCAAGTCCACCCCCGTGTTCAAAT from Sulfoacidibacillus ferrooxidans includes:
- the addA gene encoding helicase-exonuclease AddAB subunit AddA yields the protein MSARQFSDRQEEAITTRGSSVLVSAGAGSGKTSVLVERVQRLVIDEGVDIDRILIVTFTEAAANEMKERIAKGLRAVLEERPHDRAIIRQLHLLDRAHISTLHSFCLDVMRSATLQLPIDPTFRIADQQETTMLQFTVLENLFATWFEDPSNAFTDFARHYGDMFGDEQLREIILRLYSFARSQPKPQQWLDQAVEKLQESAKLPMRDSRYGHVFFSWCREHIQNAQDWILQASYLCADDSLAPYRAALQSDMAMLEEAYLAAKNLQFTELQTIVQRPFVKLGRVQDADPDVKKIVQKLRDHMKKAVGKLNGTLLARTESVLQEEIAQTVPFVQTLVDFLWQFHDAYKEAKQTRTCVDFADLEHYAYQLLTTDQGEPSKIALQLADQYEQVLVDEYQDTSPIQDAILAQIAQKERPNLFYVGDVKQSIYGFRMAEPALFLAKYDQFRHSQEGVRIDLQDNYRSRSEIVDAVNYLFGQIFSPILGGISYDDAARMNAAANYPPRPQEHGLAGVDVHIIDYASSANKRALQDEEDEEDQADSAVDMGDEEDVLWQTAIDMEAHVAGQEILRLYQSEAQVYDADEKIYRAIQWRDIVILLRSKAGRIDYILQVFRSLGIPCYGESDSGYYTSLEMRFMLALLQIVDNPRQDIPLATVLRSPIGAFSTTDLANIRLCLQKGDLFSAVVACSKGNNDLSQRTRTFLSIVDRMRTFARMHSVADTVLFLQQDSGLRDFVMGLRDGAVRLANLEQFVKQAQAFDQLEYEGFSGFVLYIMKHFTRSGDAGAAGGVAEHEDVVRIMTIHKSKGLEFPVVFILNMEKTFRLSDNKLPIRFHKDMGFGPDFVDLERKEKWKTLASVAVDALTLRQNLAEEARVLYVAATRAKEKLILVGALRNLGTTFDKWRTTSLYESNRQGPLRDSVLLGAKQYLDWIGPAIYRTTAEGSSLFHVTLWGDSFDRPVMLTHKEREKDMDWNAIARLETHAFTVDSAFLQESMDWREQIQEQLSFTDEQRVPVAAKMSVTEWKNNWMDQSEAENGDTPIQHMTKRIQFLRPTFLTQEGDLTATEKGSLFHLVMQYIELKNELVTAQEVMRQVGQLINSGFLPSYALKHVDAESIATYFQSSVGQLMITHSVRVLREVPFTLSVPSDKLIAQSVEQSDIVAQDVIIQGTVDCLLALDGGMILVDYKTDHLLTNDVDLVKRYELQLSLYREAMERAFKQPVTQAYLYFATGKKLVPVLDALKSW